Genomic segment of Niallia taxi:
TGACTGAAAACGAACAGAAAATTACAGATTTAATTCGTAATGAAATTGATAGAGGCTTCACGAAGGTTTGGTCTGAAGGAGGGTACAGCAATCAGAAGAAAGCATTACTATTCAGTGTAGTAGAACAATCTGAGGCTGTATATTTAAAAGAACTAATTCAAAGAAGCGACAATAGTTCCTTTGTAATTTTCTTAAATGCTTCAGATATAATCGGCAGAGGATTTTCATTGCCGAGAGATTTTCCAAGAAGCTAATCGATATTGAGGCTGGGACATAAGTAAGTGAACCAGCGTAAAGACCGAACTACTTAATCGACCATGATTAAATAGTTCGGCTTTTTTTGTTTTTTAGTTTTAATACACTGATTAGAAAACTTAGTGGAATGGAGCGGAGGCCACTCGACTACTAAGGGAAATAGAGGAAAGGATGAGACCCCGCAGGCGAAGACGAGGAGGCTCAGCTTCCTCCCCGCGGAAAGCGCGAGGACGAGCGCGCAATGAAACGAACTAATTTTAACTCCATATTCTATTTAGTCACAAGCTTCATTTTTCCAATTTAGATGTAATTCTATTATGCGTGTTTAAAAAGCTTATCTTTTGTTTTGTCCCAGCCTCATCTTTTATTTAAAGATAAAAAAATAAAGAAAGTTTTTCGAAGGATAAGTTATAGAAGAATAACAAAGTCGAGGATGCTTATGAAACAGTTTTTCTGCTATAGGAAAGTATTAATTACTACTATTATAATGTGAAATCCCCAACAAGTTACTAGCACATAATCTAGTAGGACATATATAAGGTTAGTAAACATACGGAAATAATAGGAGAAAGTACTAATACTATTGTATTAAAGTAATGTTTTGGAGAAAGTGAAAAATACAAGAAAACTTCCATTGACATAATGTATTTATACCTTTTATAATCAGCGGAGTAAAAATTTCGAGCAATTAAGAGAGTATACCTAATTTAGAATAAATTGTTTGAAAATTTTAATTTTAATTAACATTCTGGGAGGATTACAGCTTTGAGTCAACTTTTTCGTAGAAAATCTGTGAATGTGATGATTTCGCAATCTCAAAATAAAACGCTGAGCCGATCGATGGGTATTATGGATCTCATCTTTTTGGGTGTCGGCTGTGTAATTGGTACAGGTATTTTCGTTGTAACAGGAGTTGTAGCAGCGGAAAGTGCAGGTCCAGCCATTATTCTTTCCTTTGTACTTGCAGGTATCGCTTGTGCACTTGCAGCATTTTGTTATGCAGAATTTTCGTCTGCAGTACCGCTGTCGGGTAGTGTGTACACATACACTTATGCAACACTAGGTGAGTTATTTGCCTTTTTAATTGGCTGGGATTTGATGATGGAATATGTTCTCGCCATAGCAGCAGTTGCAACAGGCTGGTCAGCTTACTTCCAGTCCTTGATCGCAGGCTTTAATATTAACTTGCCAGCAAGCATTACGTCAGCTCCAGGAGTAGGTAAAGGTGGGCTTGTCGACCTTCCGGCGATGCTTATTATTTTAGCCATCACTGCATTGGTCTCAAAAGGTGTAAAAGAAAGTATTAAGTTCAACAATATTATGGTTTTCGTTAAACTAGCAGTTATCCTATTATTCATTATTGTCGGTGTTTGGTATGTGAAGCCAGATAACTGGACTCCATTCATGCCATTTGGTTTCAATGGGGTAATTACCGGAGCGGCAACTGTTTTCTTTGCATATATCGGCTTTGATGTTATCGCAACAGCTTCTGAAGAAGTGAAAAACCCAGGCAAAACAATGCCTATTGGTATTATCGGGTCACTGGCAATTTGTACAGTATTATATATTGCGGTATCAGCTGTCTTAACTGGAATGATTCCATTCACACAACTTGGTGTAGGAGCGCCAGTGTCACTTGCATTAGAATCAGTAGGACAAGATGCGATTGCAGGGATTATATCGATTGGGGCAGTAATGGGGATTACAACAGTTATTCTAGCGTTGATTTACGCACAAGTGCGTTTAAGCTATGCAATGAGCCGTGATGGTCTTCTTCCGAAGATGCTTTCTTCTGTAAACAATAAGACAAAAACACCATTCAAAAATACATGGCTGACAGGAATTATTGCTGCATGTATCGCTGGTTTTGTAGATTTGTCTACACTGGCTCATTTAGTAAACATGGGGACATTGGCAGCCTTTACGTTAATTTCAATCGCGATTATTGTATTGCGTAAAAAATTCCCTGAGCTTAAAGGTTCCTTCCGGGTACCATTCGTACCTGCATTGCCAATCATCAGTGCCCTTCTTTGTATTGGTTTAGCAATCAGCTTGCCAGGAATTACTTGGATTGCTTTTGTTATTTGGCTGGCAGTTGGAACGGTCATTTACTTCGTATTTTCAAGGAAAAATAGTAAATTGAATAATTAATTGGAAAGCAGCCATTGGCTGCTTTTTTGTTTTGTATGAAGGCAAAATAAACGACAGCTGCTAATATTTGCAACTGTCGTGAGTGTTAAGCCTAATTAAGCTTCTTTATGTACCATGCATCCATCGCTGAGTGCTCTGACCCATCTAATGGCTTCGCTAATAGCTCAAATTCAAACTTTTCATAGAGAGCACACGCAGCCTTTAATTGTTGGCGTGTCTCCAAATAGCAATTATTATAATGCTTTGCAGCAAAGTCCAAGGCAGTTTCCATCAGAAGGTTAGCATAGCCTTTTCCTTGGGCTTTAGAGCTTAAATACAGCTTTTGTAATTCACAGGTCCTGCTTTCTTCATTGAAAGGGGCTATTCCTATGCCGCCGACCACTTCACCATCATGTATTGCCACCCAGTAGGCAGCAGATTCCAACGAATTGTAGTAAGAGGTCAAATTATCTAAAGATGGATCAAAATAAGCAGTGCCTTTAATATTTAAACCGACAGACTCAAGTGAATGACGGATGATGGCAGCTATTGTTTCATTGTCTTGATGTTCTATCTCTCTAACAATCATTTAATATTCCCCTTTGTTCTATGTGATAAGTAAATGTTACCTCATTTTTTTGAAAATACAAATAGTTTTACAGGTGGTTTATTGTAACACTAAGTTTAACTGAAGGAGGAAATGGGTAAATTGAACTATAATTTTTCTGGAATGAAGGAAGCTCTTTGTTATTTTTTATTACTTTGAAAGTAAGAAATTGGTGATAGAAAAATAAGATCTATACACAAATATACTCCTCTGAAGGTGTTAACTGATTGTCAAACATTAACAAATGCGTATATCTTCCTTTCTTGATTAGTTGCAATATATAATAGGTCTAAAGTAGTGTGTTCGGGTCTTTAGTGGGAGGTTAGTTATGATTAATCCAATTTTGTATTTTTCTATGTTGTATTATTTGTGTGCCGTTGCTAAATATAAATATGTTTGTAACTACAACAGTTGCAGGGAAGAAAATGCATGAAGCATTATATACTTTATTTTTAGCTATTATATGTGGTTTTATCATTTCTATTATTCCTTATATAGGTCTATTAAGTATAAGAGCTATGGAATTGTCGAAAGTAAGTTTACTGCTTACTTTTAAAAATACTGTATATACAATTTTATTCTGTTTTGTAAGTTTTTTGCTGCTGAGTACTATTGGAAAGGTTGCGGTTAAGCCATCTAGGTATAATACAAACAAAAAGAAGGGGATTATTCCTTATTTAGTATTGAGTGTTGTGGTTGCTGCATTTATCTTACTTTATATTGTTTATTTATTAGATAGAGTTTACTCCATTCCTTTATATTTAAATAATATTAATGTTTTTTATTCTGTTACACTTTTAACAACCTCTATTTATAATATAGCGCGAATTATTGAGCATCTTCATATAGATCAATTAATGATTAATAGGGGAATAACTTATACGAAGAGTTCCATTTTCTTTACGGTATTCAGTATTTCTTTTGGTTCAACCATCTACATGTTTATACAAAGTTTATTCCAAGCTGCAGGTTTCTCTATCGTTATGGTCTCTATTATCAGTTTACTTGTATTATTTATCATAACGATTAATTATATTGAAAACCAAATGATTTATCAGAATGGTACAGTAGAGAATCAAAATATGAAACTTAAAATAAATGAACAGCAATTCAGATCATTATTTCAGTATAATCCGGATGCGATTTTTATTTTAGATTTGGAAGGGAATTTCAAAGAAGTAAATCCTTCTGCTTTAACGTTAACTGGTTACACATTAAGAGAGGTTCTCCAGCTGAAAATAACAGACCTTGTGTTAAAAGAAGAAACGGAAGGATTAACGGCATTTCTTCATGAGGTTATAAAAGGAAGCAGTATCTGCTTTGAGACCTTTATCTACACTAAAGATGCTCAACGTGTAAATCTCAATATTACAGCAACACAGATTAAAATAGATGATTCTATCACAGGTATATATGTCATTGCCCAGGATGTAACAGAACAAAATCAAGTGCAAGATAAGGTAAACTTCTTAGCGTATCACGATGAGCTTACAGGACTGTTGAATCGTCGTGGGATTTATGGACAGGTAGATGAGCAAATAAATAAGGGGACTAATTTTGCGACAATTTTAATTGATGTTGATATGTTCAAGGACATTAATGACCATCTTGGTCATGCAGCTGGGGATACATTGCTTAGCCTTATTGCAAAAAGGTTCCAAAATACCATTAAGGATAGAGGGTTAATTGGAAGACTTGGTGGAGATGAATTTCTAATCTGCTTTACTGAGATGAAAAGCTCAGCAGAAGTTAAATGTTTGATAAAAGATATTCAAACAGATATGAAGCGCCCCTTTAAAATAGCAGGTGTGCAAAAAGAAATCACACTGAGTATCGGTGTTTCTTATTACCCAAATGATGGCGACGATTGTGAAACGTTAATAAAGCATGCCGATATGGCGATGTATGCTGCCAAAAAAGCTGGACGGAATAACTATTCAGAATATGAATCATGCTTAGAGCATGATATGCTTTCGAAAATTACGATGTACGAAGAAATCAAAAATTCTATACAGGAGGAACAGTTTGAACTCTATTATCAACCTAAACACAGTGTAAAAGATGAGAATATTGTTGGTGTTGAGGCTCTTATACGTTGGCCGCATCCCGAAAAGGGATTTATCAGCCCTGGAGAATTTATACCTTTAGCAGAGGATACAGATTTAATTATTCCGTTAGGTAACTGGGTAATTAGAAAAGCCTTTAGACAGTATAGAGAGTGGAATACAATTTCTCCAATTGACTTGCACTTGTCAATAAACATTTCACCAAAACAGTTTATTGACGATAATTTTATCCCGTTTTTATTAAGAAGCGTAAAAGAGTTTTCCGTTTCACCAAAAAAAATAGATTTAGAGATAACTGAAAGTTTAGCTATTGAAAATACCGAATTAACATTAGAAAAAATCAATCAATTAAAAAAGATTGGTTTTAAAATTACTATGGATGATTTTGGTACCGGATATACGTCATTAACGTACTTATCTAAATTTCCATTGGATAGAATTAAAATAGATCAATCCTTTATTAGAGATATTACAAGCAATAAGAACCATGCTGCTATCGTTCAATCATTAGTATCAGTTGCTAAGAATCTTGATATCAAAGTAACCGCAGAAGGTGTTGAAACAAAGGATCAACTACTGTATTTGCAAGAATGGGATTGTGATGAAATTCAAGGATATTATTATAGTAAACCAATACCTTCTAATTCTTTCGTTGAATATCATCATAAAAAAATGAAAAGGTACTTAATGACATAAGATTTTATTTATAATTAAAGCTAAAGAAGCTGCATTTTGCAGCTTCTTTGTTAGTTATTTGAGCTTGGCAGCAAAAAATTACATTAACGAAATTTTCCAGACCTATCATTTTCTGAGGATGGCGATTATCTGAGCAACAGAGCCAATATCTTCTAAAAAGAGTACAAAAAAGAATACGATAGTACAGTAAGCCTTATAGTCATTTACAAAACTCCTCCAGAAAAATATAGTGGTGATAGGAGGTGCAACAACATGAATAAAATACAATTTCCGAAAGATTTTTTATGGGGAACTGCTTCAAGTGGTCCTCAAAGTGAAGGATATAAACATAAGACAAATGACTCTATATGGGATTATTGGTATAAAAAAGAACCAGAAAGGTTTTACAACCAGGTTGGGCCGGAAATGACTTCCAATGTGTACGAACAATATACGGAGGATGTAAGCATAATGAAAGAGCTAAACCTGAATTCCTTCCGTACGTCAATTCAATGGTCGAGGTTAATTAAGGACTTTGAAACAGGTGAAGTCGATCAAGAGGCTGCTCAATTTTACAACCGTTATATTGACGAAATGATTGCAAATGGCATTGAACCGATGATGAATCTGTTTCATTTCGACATGCCATATGAGCTGGAACAAAAGTACGGTGGTTTCAAAAGCAGACATGTTGTGGATCTGTATGTAAAGTTTGCAGAGGCAGCGTTTGCGTTGTTTGGGGATCGCGTTAAGTATTGGATTTCTTTTAATGAACCTGTAGCTTATACAAAGGGAGCGTATTGGCATAATCTTATTTATCCAAATGAAATGAGTATGCAATCATATGTTCAAGCAAACTATCATATATTGCTTGCCCATTCATTAATTGTAAGCGCATACCGTAAGGGTAACTATAGTGGTGAATTTGGTATTGTTGTTGATTTGCTGCCACCAATACCTCGAAGTGAAAACCCTGCAGACGTGGAAGCAGGCAGGATTGCTGATTTGTTTATTAACTTAATTTTTATGGATCCATGTGTAAGAGGGGAATATGATCAAGATTATTTGAACATCTTGAAAAAGCATGACTGTATGTTTCATTATCATATAGAGGATTTAGAGGCAATTAAAGAAAATACAGTAGACTTTATCGGCATCAATTACTATCAGCCGATGCGCGTTAAAGCTAGGGATAGTATGCCGAACCCATTTTCACCCTTCACACCAGAATGGTATTATGATCCATATGAAATGCCGAACAGAAGAATGAATGAATATAGAGGTTGGGAAATATATCCGAAAGCCTTATACGATATTGCCATGCGTGTGAAAAATGAATATGGCAATATTAAGTGGTATGTTTCGGAAAACGGCATGGGTGTGCAAGGTGAGGAAAGATTTAAAAACAAGGATGGCTTCATTGAAGATGATTATCGAATTGATTTCATCAAGGAGCATTTGGGATGGCTGGCAAAGGCTATTGATGAAGGATCTAATTGCTTTGGCTATCACCTATGGACATTTGTCGATAACTGGTCATGGACGAATGCTTATAAAAACAGATATGGTCTTGTATCATTAAATCTTGATAATACGGAGAGAACGATTAAAAAGTCTGGTAACTGGATAAAAGAAGCTATAAAAAACAATGATTTCTCTTAAAATAATTTAAAAGACCTTTTAAAGGAATGATTAACTTTGTCTATCAAAGTGAACTTAGCAGAGTTTAGCGAAATTGAAAAACAGGCCTATGAATTTATGGTCAAGCATCCAGACAAAGTGATCCAGCTTTCAGCAGATACTTTAGCAAAAGAGATGTTTGTCAGCAAACCGACAATATTTAGGGTGTGCAAAAAATTAGGATTTACTGGCATTGTGGAATATAAGCATTTTTTGATAAAAAGCAAACAAGAAAAAATGAAGGAGTTGAATCCTACCTTGCAAATGGTCGAACTGCTTCTTAAGGAATTTGACAATGATTTCACTCCTGGAAACATTACAGTATTTGAGCAGTCAAACATAGTGATTTTATATGCAACACAAGCAAGTACGATTGCGGCAAGCTTTCTGTCGAGACAGCTTACTAATCTAGGGTATTTTACAAGAATTGTTGAAGATGAATATGAATTTATCCAAGTTGCAGAAACGATTCCTGACAAATCAATTATTATTGCCATAAGCAATACAGGCGAAAATCATCTGCTTACACAGCATTTGTTAAAGGTCACTAATAAGGTCCCAATCTTTGCGATAACAAAAAAGAATTCATCTCTGGCAAGAATTGCAGATTATGGTCTTTTTCATAATCTTGATATTAAAACGGCATCAAAAACGGTTGATAGGGAGAACCAGCTGCCATTAATGATTCTTATTCATGAGCTTGTTGAAAGATTATGGTCATCAATGCAGGAAAGAAATTTACCAAGGGGAGATTATGATGAATAATTTGCTTTCCAAACTAGAAAGTAAACTAGTTCCACTAGCAACGAGAATTAGCAGCAATAAGCCTTTAAATGCCATAAAGGATTCAATGATAACAATCATGCCATTTTTGATTGTCGGTTCCTTATTCCTCTTGGTTGCTTATTTGCCTATTCCTGGATATAGTGAATGGATGATTGGCATATTCGGGGAAAAATTCCAATCAACATTAACGAAGGTAACAGATGCTACATTTGGTATTATAGGTCTTTTTACGCTTATTAATGTTGCATATCAATATGCAAAACAACTGGACATGGAACCGATTTTTCCAATTATGTCCTCAGTTATGTCCTTTATTATTTTAACAACTGTGACAGATGGAAGCTTTGGATTGGAATGGCTAGGAACAAAAGGTATGTTTGTTTCAATTTTAATTGCACTAGTTGCAACTCGTTTATATAAGAAATTTTACGAGTTTGGTATCGGGCCAAAAATGCCTGAAGGAGTTCCGCCAGGCGTTATCAGATCATTTTCATCCTTAATTCCTGTAGGGCTGATTGCTGCGATTGTTCTTGCATCGCAAATTGGATTCAGCTTTACACCATACAAGGATATTCATCAATTTATATACCATATTGTACAAATGCCGTTATTAGGTTTAGGAGATAGTCTTATTTCCATTATTATCGCTGAGGTAATCGGCCAGCTGCTTTGGTTCTTCGGACTTCATGGTAATGCAATTGTAAACGCTATTATGGATCCGATTTGGCTTGGTTTATCTGCAGAGAACTTGAACGCTTTCCAGCAAGGACATGAATTGCCTCATATCATCACGAAGCAGTTTAAAGAGATATACATGCAAATAGGTGGCTCTGGTTCTACCATTGCATTAGCATTGTGTATGACACTATTTTCCAAATCAAAGCATTTAAAAACACTTGGTTTGCTTGCATTGCCTGCCAGCATCTTTAATATCAATGAGCCAATCATCTTTGGTTTATCTATTGTATTGAACCCAATCATGTTTATCCCTTGGTTGATTATGACACCAATCTCTGCTGTTATTTCATTCACTGCAATGAGCACAGGGCTTGTATCAGCAACAAGCGGTGTCATCATCCCATGGACTACACCATTGTTCATCAGTGGTTACTTAGTTTCGGGTGTAAGTGGAATGGTTCTGCAAATTGTCCTGCTTCTTGTTGGCTTCCTAATCTACATGCCATTCTTCAAGCTGCTGGATAAACAGCTGTTGGCTCGAGAGCTGGAGGAGGCTAATGGTTCCGGGGGCTTAAAAATGTTTAAGTAATTCCCAAAAATATTTATACAAAAGCAAAAAAAAATCCTATGGATATCCATAGGATTTTTTACTGTTTACTTCGAAAACAGCTTCTTAGCTTCCTCCATTGCAAGCTTGTTACCGAGTGCTGAGTAGTCAAGCCAAGGCTGATCGGAAACAACATAAACATGCTTGTTTTTGACAGCATTTAAACCTTGATAAATTGGGGATTCTTCGAGCTGCTTGAAGGCTGTTTGGGCTTTGTCGTCACTGTTTACAACGACAAAAATAGCATCAGCATCGAAATCAGGTAAAACTTCCTGGGAAATGACTTCATATGGCTGTGTGGAATCTAATTCTTCTATTCCTGCTGCTGGCTTAAATCCTAAATCATCAAATAGTATTGGGCCAAGTGGACGTTTTGTCGTAAATACACGAAGCTCTTTAGCAGTTACACGGATAGCCATAACTTTACTGTTTTCCCCAAGTTCATCAGTAGCCAATGTTTTCACTTCACTTGTCAGGCTTTCATAGTCTGCAATGAAATCTTCCGCTTCCTGGGTGCGGTCGACGAGCTTGCCGATTGCCTTCAAATGATCGCGCCAAGTTCCCTCATCAAGGTTAAAGCTTTCTGTTGGAGCAATGTCTTTGAATTTTGAAATATCCTCCCCTGAAATTCCTTCATCAATATATATGACAGAAGGATCTAAGGCGATAACTGCTTCCATATCAGGGTCTTTTGCAGGACCAAGCTTTGTTGAATTCTTTAATCGATTCTTAACATGTGGAAGAAAATCATTTAGCTCACCGCCGACAACAGAGCCGACAGGAGTTATTCCTAATGCAAGGAGGTCATTTGTAAGATGGATTGAAAGAGACGCGATTTTTGGTTCGTCTTTTTCTGTTTTAGTGTCACTTGCCTTACTGTCAGTTGAGGATGTTTGTCCGCAAGCAGCAAGAATTAATAACAGCATTGCTGTGAATACCATAAGTAGTTGCTTGTTCATTGTGTTCTCCTCGGTGAATTATTTTGTTTTTGTTAATAAGTAAAGAAAATAAGGTCCGCCTATCGCTGCTACAACAATCCCAGCTGGTATCGCATTTGGTTGAAAGATCGAACGCCCAACAGTATCCGATAAGACAAGTATGACCATACCGAGAAGCCCTGCGACAGGAAGAAAATGCTGATGTCTAGGTCCGACTAAACGGCGTGCAAGATGGGGGGCCACGAGCCCTATAAAGCCAATCCCTCCAACCATTGCTACACTTGCACTGGATAAGGCAACAGCAATTGCTAGCATGCTCAAGCGAGTGCGGAGCACAGAAACACCGAGCCCCACCGCCGTACTGTCTCCAAAAGATAAAGCATCTAGCTTTCGTGATTGCAGAATGCCTATAGGGGTCAATATAACAATCCATGGTAGTAGTGCGATAACATGTATCCAATCCCTGCCCCAAACATTGCCGACTAGCCACCTTGATGCAAATGTGTATGTATCCTCATCAAGACGCAGGGACAGAAACAAGGTGATAGCATTAAAGCAGGCTGCTATCGCAATCCCGACAAGGATGAGTCGAATTGGCAGTATCCCTTTATAGCGATCATATGTAAGTAAGATGATGATAAATGCCGTCAAGCATCCACCAATAAAAGTGAATAATGGAATAAGCAATGCGGCTTTATCGTTCAAGGAATGAAAATAGGTGACAAACATGATTAGCCCAAATGAAGCACCTGCATGTAATCCGATAACGCCTGGGTCTGCCAATGGATTCCTTGATACGCCCTGCAGAATTGCACCTGATATACCAAGACCTATGCCTGCCAACATTGTAATGATGATGCGAGGCAGGCGATAGTCAAACAGCACAAGTGAGGATTTGTTATCACCAAACCCAAGCAAAGTTCGCACTACTTCAAGTGGTGCAATCCGCAGTGAGCCTGTATTCAAACTGATTAAAATGACGATAACATTTATAAGAACTAACGCGAGAGCGACTGTAAGGGTTTTAGAGCTGCGTAAGTTTGCTTTCATCTATAAATCCCTCCCAACCTTACGTGCTGTATAAAGAAAGAAAGGAACACCTACTGCAGCGACTATTATCCCTATTGCCAATTCTCGCGGAGGATTAACAGTACGTGCTCCTAAATCGGCAAGCATTAAGAGAATTGCCCCTAGCAAGGCTGACATTGGAATGATAAAACTATAGTCAGAGCCTACAAGCTTGCGAGCAATATGTGGAATAACTAGTCCGATAAATCCGATAGAACCGACAGCCGACACAGATACGCCTGCCAAAATGACTGCGGCAATGATGGATAGGAGTTTAATCAGATTCACTTTTATGCCGAGATTCATGGCGGTTTCTTCACCTATTGCAATAAGGGATATAGAGCGTCCCATGCTAACAGCCCATATAATTGTGAGCACAATCACAGGAACTAGCACCTTCAATTGGTCCCATTTAATGCCTGCAACCCCTCCTGCATACCAAAAGGCAAGATCTTGGCTTAAATCGAAGTATATCGCGATGCCTGCACTTAAAGAGTGCAATAGAGCAGCAATCACTGCTCCTGATACGGTTAATCTCATTGGGGTCAGGCCGCCAGGAACAGAAGCACCCATTATAAAGATTAATAGTGTACTAAGGGCAGCCCCAATAAAGGAAAATACCATTAATAGCGAGTAGGAGATGCTCGGAACAAAGGCAAAGCATAGAGTTACAACAAACATCGCTCCTGCGTTAATGCCAAGTACCCCTGCATCTGCTAAAGGATTACGTGTTACGCCTTGCATAAGTGCTCCGGCAACAGCAAAAGCAGCTCCGACAATGGCAGCACCAATCACTCTCGGTAGTCGCAGTTCATAAATGATTTGCTGTTCAGTAAGTGAGGAATCATAGTTGAAAATCGCTGTCCAAACATGATGAAAGGTGATATCCTTTGCTCCGAAAGAAACTGCTGTTACTAATGTAACAATTAATCCAGCTAGGAAGAAAATGAATAATAGTAGCCTCCACATGTTGTGTAAACGATTATTTAAATGTTTTAGATGAGGGGTTTGCAACATATAAGTAGCCTTTTCCTTTTCTTAATTACTAATAATGAAAATCATTATCATTTTCATTTCCCTATTATATGGACAATATTTCCGTAACGCAATCTTTTTTTAGTTAATTA
This window contains:
- a CDS encoding amino acid permease, producing the protein MSQLFRRKSVNVMISQSQNKTLSRSMGIMDLIFLGVGCVIGTGIFVVTGVVAAESAGPAIILSFVLAGIACALAAFCYAEFSSAVPLSGSVYTYTYATLGELFAFLIGWDLMMEYVLAIAAVATGWSAYFQSLIAGFNINLPASITSAPGVGKGGLVDLPAMLIILAITALVSKGVKESIKFNNIMVFVKLAVILLFIIVGVWYVKPDNWTPFMPFGFNGVITGAATVFFAYIGFDVIATASEEVKNPGKTMPIGIIGSLAICTVLYIAVSAVLTGMIPFTQLGVGAPVSLALESVGQDAIAGIISIGAVMGITTVILALIYAQVRLSYAMSRDGLLPKMLSSVNNKTKTPFKNTWLTGIIAACIAGFVDLSTLAHLVNMGTLAAFTLISIAIIVLRKKFPELKGSFRVPFVPALPIISALLCIGLAISLPGITWIAFVIWLAVGTVIYFVFSRKNSKLNN
- a CDS encoding GNAT family N-acetyltransferase, coding for MIVREIEHQDNETIAAIIRHSLESVGLNIKGTAYFDPSLDNLTSYYNSLESAAYWVAIHDGEVVGGIGIAPFNEESRTCELQKLYLSSKAQGKGYANLLMETALDFAAKHYNNCYLETRQQLKAACALYEKFEFELLAKPLDGSEHSAMDAWYIKKLN
- a CDS encoding sensor domain-containing protein is translated as MHEALYTLFLAIICGFIISIIPYIGLLSIRAMELSKVSLLLTFKNTVYTILFCFVSFLLLSTIGKVAVKPSRYNTNKKKGIIPYLVLSVVVAAFILLYIVYLLDRVYSIPLYLNNINVFYSVTLLTTSIYNIARIIEHLHIDQLMINRGITYTKSSIFFTVFSISFGSTIYMFIQSLFQAAGFSIVMVSIISLLVLFIITINYIENQMIYQNGTVENQNMKLKINEQQFRSLFQYNPDAIFILDLEGNFKEVNPSALTLTGYTLREVLQLKITDLVLKEETEGLTAFLHEVIKGSSICFETFIYTKDAQRVNLNITATQIKIDDSITGIYVIAQDVTEQNQVQDKVNFLAYHDELTGLLNRRGIYGQVDEQINKGTNFATILIDVDMFKDINDHLGHAAGDTLLSLIAKRFQNTIKDRGLIGRLGGDEFLICFTEMKSSAEVKCLIKDIQTDMKRPFKIAGVQKEITLSIGVSYYPNDGDDCETLIKHADMAMYAAKKAGRNNYSEYESCLEHDMLSKITMYEEIKNSIQEEQFELYYQPKHSVKDENIVGVEALIRWPHPEKGFISPGEFIPLAEDTDLIIPLGNWVIRKAFRQYREWNTISPIDLHLSINISPKQFIDDNFIPFLLRSVKEFSVSPKKIDLEITESLAIENTELTLEKINQLKKIGFKITMDDFGTGYTSLTYLSKFPLDRIKIDQSFIRDITSNKNHAAIVQSLVSVAKNLDIKVTAEGVETKDQLLYLQEWDCDEIQGYYYSKPIPSNSFVEYHHKKMKRYLMT
- a CDS encoding glycoside hydrolase family 1 protein; its protein translation is MNKIQFPKDFLWGTASSGPQSEGYKHKTNDSIWDYWYKKEPERFYNQVGPEMTSNVYEQYTEDVSIMKELNLNSFRTSIQWSRLIKDFETGEVDQEAAQFYNRYIDEMIANGIEPMMNLFHFDMPYELEQKYGGFKSRHVVDLYVKFAEAAFALFGDRVKYWISFNEPVAYTKGAYWHNLIYPNEMSMQSYVQANYHILLAHSLIVSAYRKGNYSGEFGIVVDLLPPIPRSENPADVEAGRIADLFINLIFMDPCVRGEYDQDYLNILKKHDCMFHYHIEDLEAIKENTVDFIGINYYQPMRVKARDSMPNPFSPFTPEWYYDPYEMPNRRMNEYRGWEIYPKALYDIAMRVKNEYGNIKWYVSENGMGVQGEERFKNKDGFIEDDYRIDFIKEHLGWLAKAIDEGSNCFGYHLWTFVDNWSWTNAYKNRYGLVSLNLDNTERTIKKSGNWIKEAIKNNDFS
- a CDS encoding MurR/RpiR family transcriptional regulator — encoded protein: MSIKVNLAEFSEIEKQAYEFMVKHPDKVIQLSADTLAKEMFVSKPTIFRVCKKLGFTGIVEYKHFLIKSKQEKMKELNPTLQMVELLLKEFDNDFTPGNITVFEQSNIVILYATQASTIAASFLSRQLTNLGYFTRIVEDEYEFIQVAETIPDKSIIIAISNTGENHLLTQHLLKVTNKVPIFAITKKNSSLARIADYGLFHNLDIKTASKTVDRENQLPLMILIHELVERLWSSMQERNLPRGDYDE
- a CDS encoding PTS sugar transporter subunit IIC, which produces MMNNLLSKLESKLVPLATRISSNKPLNAIKDSMITIMPFLIVGSLFLLVAYLPIPGYSEWMIGIFGEKFQSTLTKVTDATFGIIGLFTLINVAYQYAKQLDMEPIFPIMSSVMSFIILTTVTDGSFGLEWLGTKGMFVSILIALVATRLYKKFYEFGIGPKMPEGVPPGVIRSFSSLIPVGLIAAIVLASQIGFSFTPYKDIHQFIYHIVQMPLLGLGDSLISIIIAEVIGQLLWFFGLHGNAIVNAIMDPIWLGLSAENLNAFQQGHELPHIITKQFKEIYMQIGGSGSTIALALCMTLFSKSKHLKTLGLLALPASIFNINEPIIFGLSIVLNPIMFIPWLIMTPISAVISFTAMSTGLVSATSGVIIPWTTPLFISGYLVSGVSGMVLQIVLLLVGFLIYMPFFKLLDKQLLARELEEANGSGGLKMFK
- a CDS encoding ABC transporter substrate-binding protein, which codes for MNKQLLMVFTAMLLLILAACGQTSSTDSKASDTKTEKDEPKIASLSIHLTNDLLALGITPVGSVVGGELNDFLPHVKNRLKNSTKLGPAKDPDMEAVIALDPSVIYIDEGISGEDISKFKDIAPTESFNLDEGTWRDHLKAIGKLVDRTQEAEDFIADYESLTSEVKTLATDELGENSKVMAIRVTAKELRVFTTKRPLGPILFDDLGFKPAAGIEELDSTQPYEVISQEVLPDFDADAIFVVVNSDDKAQTAFKQLEESPIYQGLNAVKNKHVYVVSDQPWLDYSALGNKLAMEEAKKLFSK